One genomic region from Streptomyces sp. NBC_01304 encodes:
- a CDS encoding trypsin-like serine peptidase, translating to MAANKAGRLRVLLAVGALVSCVVAFDVGAGTTQTDGVSLVEAEGAPASDAPAKVGALFSNDLDGGHFCTASVVHSEGRNLIVTAAHCLGDGEGVVFAPGYHDGEAPYGTWKLDKVFQDATWTDDDQESEDADVAFATLAPKDGKEIEDVTGATTLDASGRTGDKVTVTGYPSSEDAPRTCTNTAGKHSGTQQRIDCPDFATGTSGSPWIAKDGKLVGILGGYQGGGDEDDVSYSIVLGKLTADLYKKATSS from the coding sequence ATGGCGGCGAACAAGGCCGGACGACTGCGCGTCCTGCTCGCGGTGGGCGCGCTGGTGTCGTGTGTCGTGGCCTTCGACGTGGGTGCCGGGACCACACAGACGGACGGTGTCTCCCTCGTGGAGGCCGAGGGCGCGCCCGCGTCGGACGCTCCGGCCAAGGTGGGCGCCCTGTTCAGCAACGATCTGGACGGCGGGCACTTCTGCACCGCGTCCGTCGTGCACAGCGAGGGCCGGAACCTGATCGTCACGGCCGCGCACTGTCTGGGGGACGGCGAGGGCGTGGTCTTCGCGCCCGGCTACCACGACGGCGAGGCGCCGTACGGGACCTGGAAGCTGGACAAGGTCTTCCAGGACGCCACGTGGACCGACGACGACCAGGAGAGCGAGGACGCCGACGTCGCCTTCGCCACCCTCGCGCCGAAGGACGGCAAGGAGATCGAGGACGTCACCGGCGCGACCACGCTGGACGCGAGCGGCCGCACCGGCGACAAGGTCACCGTCACCGGCTATCCGAGCTCCGAGGACGCCCCGCGGACCTGCACCAACACCGCCGGCAAGCACAGCGGCACGCAACAGCGCATCGACTGCCCCGACTTCGCCACCGGCACCAGCGGCAGCCCGTGGATCGCGAAGGACGGCAAGCTGGTGGGCATCCTGGGCGGCTATCAGGGGGGCGGCGACGAGGACGACGTGTCGTACAGCATCGTGCTCGGCAAGCTCACGGCCGACCTCTACAAGAAGGCCACGAGCAGTTAG
- a CDS encoding AMP-dependent synthetase/ligase — protein sequence MQPKPETPVRPDQPATLAVFMEWAADRFAAEQALRFKTPGGGWAEVTYDRLRENVRSVGRGLIGLGVRPDDRVAILAETRPEWTYAHFGTFTAGAVVVPVYPTAGDEEVTWVLGDSGASVVICENAAQAAKIERLRGELPGVRHVVLMSEAAPGKDLALLDLPQQTPLDDLLAVAESRTNDDLATIIYTSGTTGLPKGCQITHGNIGAVRDGTHDQIPAGPGDTAYLYLPLAHAMAQLFEFKMLLLGASLTFYGGRIEDIVGELAEAKPTHLPSVPRLFEKVHSVVLGLAEGQEGGRERFAEAVRVGAEVAGLRERGEEPTGELLTAWQGADERLFSLVRAAFGGRLKWALTGAAPIAPDTLTFLRACGIAIYEGYGMTESGGVISVNHPGALRYGSVGRPIPGCDVRVGEDGEVLARGANVFPGYQGNPGATAEALDAEGWLHTGDLGHLDEDGYLFITGRKKDLIITSGGKNLTPSLVEFAIQQSRYVSRAVMVGDRRPYPVALITLDEEEVRGWAGRENVRLEEPLARDPRVRELVGQAVAAANEQVSRPARIRAFALLDEDFSIESGLLTPSLKVRRKAVVERYSGEVDELYET from the coding sequence ATGCAGCCGAAGCCGGAAACTCCCGTGCGGCCCGACCAGCCCGCCACGCTCGCCGTGTTCATGGAGTGGGCGGCCGACCGCTTCGCCGCCGAGCAGGCCCTGCGCTTCAAGACGCCGGGCGGCGGCTGGGCGGAGGTCACGTACGACCGACTCCGGGAGAACGTACGCTCCGTCGGCCGCGGCCTGATCGGTCTCGGCGTACGGCCCGACGACCGCGTGGCGATCCTCGCGGAGACCCGTCCGGAGTGGACGTACGCGCACTTCGGGACGTTCACGGCGGGCGCGGTCGTGGTGCCGGTCTATCCGACGGCGGGTGACGAGGAGGTGACCTGGGTCCTCGGCGACTCCGGTGCGTCCGTCGTCATCTGCGAGAACGCCGCCCAGGCCGCGAAGATCGAGCGGCTGCGCGGCGAGCTGCCCGGCGTACGGCACGTGGTCCTGATGAGCGAGGCGGCCCCCGGCAAGGACCTGGCCCTGCTCGACCTGCCCCAACAGACGCCGCTGGACGACCTGTTGGCGGTCGCGGAGTCCCGTACGAACGACGACCTGGCCACCATCATCTACACCTCCGGCACCACCGGCCTGCCCAAGGGCTGCCAGATCACCCACGGCAACATCGGCGCGGTGCGCGACGGCACCCACGACCAGATCCCGGCCGGCCCCGGCGACACCGCGTACCTCTATCTCCCGCTCGCCCACGCCATGGCCCAGCTCTTCGAGTTCAAGATGCTGCTGCTCGGCGCCTCGCTCACCTTTTACGGCGGCCGCATCGAGGACATCGTCGGCGAACTCGCCGAGGCCAAACCCACCCATCTGCCGTCCGTGCCCCGCCTGTTCGAGAAGGTCCACTCGGTGGTGCTCGGGCTCGCCGAGGGGCAGGAGGGCGGCCGCGAACGGTTCGCGGAGGCGGTCCGGGTCGGGGCCGAGGTCGCCGGGCTGCGGGAGCGCGGCGAGGAGCCGACGGGGGAACTCCTGACGGCGTGGCAGGGCGCGGACGAGCGGCTCTTCTCCCTGGTGCGCGCGGCCTTCGGCGGCCGCCTCAAGTGGGCCCTCACCGGCGCGGCGCCGATCGCCCCCGACACCCTCACCTTCCTGCGGGCCTGCGGCATCGCGATCTACGAGGGCTACGGCATGACCGAGTCCGGCGGCGTCATCTCGGTCAACCACCCGGGCGCCCTGCGCTACGGCTCGGTCGGCCGCCCCATCCCCGGCTGCGACGTCCGCGTCGGCGAGGACGGCGAGGTGCTGGCCCGCGGGGCCAACGTCTTCCCCGGCTACCAGGGCAATCCGGGCGCCACCGCCGAGGCCCTGGACGCTGAAGGCTGGCTGCACACCGGGGACTTGGGGCACCTGGACGAGGACGGCTATCTCTTCATCACCGGCCGCAAGAAGGACCTCATCATCACGTCGGGCGGCAAGAACCTCACCCCGTCCCTGGTCGAGTTCGCCATCCAGCAGTCCCGGTACGTCTCCCGCGCGGTCATGGTCGGCGACCGCAGGCCCTACCCGGTCGCGCTGATCACGCTGGACGAGGAGGAGGTACGGGGCTGGGCCGGCCGCGAGAACGTACGGCTGGAGGAGCCCTTGGCCCGTGACCCCCGGGTCCGCGAGCTGGTCGGGCAGGCCGTGGCGGCGGCCAACGAGCAGGTGTCCCGGCCGGCCAGGATCCGCGCCTTCGCGCTCCTGGACGAGGACTTCAGCATCGAGTCGGGCCTCCTCACCCCGAGCCTCAAGGTCCGCCGCAAGGCGGTGGTGGAGCGGTACTCGGGGGAGGTGGACGAGCTGTACGAGACCTGA
- a CDS encoding AraC family transcriptional regulator: MARRTITVHHVRAVLRGARRSGVDTVPLLQAAQIPPLLLGDDRARVTPEQFARLFRALYRATQDEFLGLGPAPSKPGTFAMMCHAAFGCRDLGAATERAVTFYGLFPDGPDMVLERAPDEAVFAVRNDLARDEDRFLTECLVTIWHRLSSWLIGRRIPLRWAAFAYPPPPHKDEYEQLFGCPVQFGAERTGAAFEPHWLDAPLVRDEADLARMLRNAPFDLLSRREYGTTVTEQVRRALVRALGDSPRLPALGEIAARLAVSPATLRRRLAAESTSYQQLKDTVRRDAAIAGLAEGREPIADLAARLGFSEDTAFHRAFRRWTGTTPGAYRVQTHGEQPHETQSQQS; the protein is encoded by the coding sequence ATGGCGAGGCGGACGATCACCGTGCACCACGTGCGGGCCGTGCTGCGCGGTGCGCGGCGGAGCGGCGTGGACACCGTGCCGCTGTTGCAGGCCGCGCAGATACCGCCGCTGCTCCTGGGTGACGACCGGGCGCGGGTCACGCCCGAGCAGTTCGCCCGGCTGTTCCGCGCGCTGTACCGGGCGACGCAGGACGAGTTCCTCGGGCTCGGCCCGGCGCCCAGCAAGCCGGGGACCTTCGCGATGATGTGCCATGCCGCCTTCGGCTGCCGGGATCTGGGCGCGGCCACCGAGCGGGCCGTCACTTTCTACGGGCTGTTCCCCGACGGGCCCGACATGGTCCTCGAACGCGCCCCGGACGAGGCGGTGTTCGCGGTACGCAACGACCTCGCCCGCGACGAGGACCGCTTTCTCACCGAGTGCCTGGTCACCATCTGGCACCGCCTGTCCAGCTGGCTGATCGGCCGCCGCATCCCGCTGCGCTGGGCCGCCTTCGCCTATCCGCCGCCCCCGCACAAGGACGAGTACGAGCAACTCTTCGGCTGCCCCGTGCAGTTCGGGGCCGAGCGGACCGGGGCCGCCTTCGAGCCGCACTGGCTGGACGCGCCGCTCGTCCGGGACGAGGCCGACCTGGCCCGGATGCTGCGCAACGCGCCCTTCGACCTGCTCAGCCGACGGGAGTACGGCACGACGGTCACGGAGCAGGTGCGCCGCGCGCTCGTCCGGGCCCTCGGGGACTCGCCGCGGCTGCCCGCGCTCGGGGAGATCGCAGCTCGGCTCGCGGTGAGCCCGGCGACGCTGCGACGCCGGCTCGCGGCCGAGAGCACGTCGTACCAGCAGCTCAAGGACACGGTCCGGCGGGACGCGGCCATCGCGGGCCTCGCCGAGGGGCGGGAGCCGATCGCGGACCTCGCGGCGCGGCTCGGGTTCTCCGAGGACACCGCGTTCCACCGGGCGTTCCGGCGGTGGACGGGGACGACTCCGGGGGCGTACCGGGTCCAGACCCACGGCGAGCAGCCGCATGAGACACAGAGTCAGCAAAGCTGA
- a CDS encoding lipase family protein, giving the protein MHIRMPRRLGGVIAAVALAAALPAVSTPAQAAEAPLATAADNPGDIVSIADSSFHPLPGQPTNTKAWKVNYRSTTALGKPNVVSGTVIVPQDGRTGPRPLITYAVGTVGLGDGCAPSANFPKGTGLEANLIQQLTWRGWAVVVTDYEGLGTPGDHTYTVGRSAGQSMLDAARAAQKMPAAAQSGLSKDSPVGIMGYSQGGQASSWAAELHDTYAPELKVKGTATGGVPAKLSALVPVHDGSYGSGLLFMAASGQSAAYPELKLDSYLNTAGKKLVDFFRTNCVAIDSTVGSFKKISDLTTTNPLETPEWKQRLSESDLGRHKPDHPVYLYHAIGDELIPYALGKGLKDDWCAKGGNVHWRSIVVGEHVSGVITEAFAVQNWLADRFAGKPTGGNC; this is encoded by the coding sequence ATGCACATCCGTATGCCGAGACGGCTTGGCGGGGTGATCGCCGCAGTGGCCCTCGCGGCGGCCCTGCCCGCCGTCTCCACCCCCGCACAGGCCGCCGAGGCCCCCCTTGCCACGGCCGCCGACAACCCCGGCGACATCGTCAGCATCGCCGATTCCTCCTTCCACCCCCTCCCCGGCCAGCCCACCAACACCAAGGCCTGGAAGGTCAATTACCGCTCCACCACCGCGCTCGGGAAGCCGAACGTCGTCTCCGGCACGGTGATCGTCCCCCAGGACGGCAGGACCGGGCCCCGCCCCCTGATCACGTACGCGGTCGGCACCGTCGGCCTCGGTGACGGCTGCGCGCCGAGCGCCAACTTCCCCAAGGGGACCGGCCTCGAGGCCAACCTGATCCAGCAGCTCACCTGGCGCGGCTGGGCCGTCGTGGTCACCGACTACGAGGGTCTCGGCACGCCCGGCGACCACACCTACACGGTGGGCCGCTCGGCCGGGCAGTCGATGCTGGACGCGGCCCGCGCCGCCCAGAAGATGCCGGCCGCCGCCCAGTCCGGGCTGAGCAAGGACAGCCCCGTAGGCATCATGGGCTACTCGCAGGGCGGCCAGGCCTCCAGTTGGGCGGCCGAGCTGCACGACACGTACGCGCCCGAGCTCAAGGTGAAGGGCACCGCGACCGGCGGCGTACCGGCCAAGCTCTCCGCGCTCGTGCCGGTGCACGACGGGTCGTACGGCTCGGGGCTGCTGTTCATGGCGGCGTCCGGGCAGAGCGCGGCCTACCCGGAGCTGAAGCTGGACTCGTATCTGAACACCGCGGGCAAGAAGCTGGTCGACTTCTTCCGCACCAACTGCGTGGCGATCGACTCCACGGTCGGCTCGTTCAAGAAGATCTCCGACCTGACGACGACGAACCCGCTGGAAACCCCGGAGTGGAAGCAGCGCCTGAGCGAGTCGGACCTCGGCAGGCACAAGCCCGACCACCCCGTCTACCTCTACCACGCGATCGGCGACGAGCTGATCCCGTACGCACTCGGCAAGGGCCTCAAGGACGACTGGTGCGCCAAGGGCGGGAACGTCCACTGGCGGTCCATCGTGGTCGGCGAGCACGTCTCCGGGGTGATCACGGAGGCGTTCGCGGTCCAGAACTGGCTGGCCGACCGCTTCGCGGGAAAGCCCACGGGCGGCAACTGCTAG
- a CDS encoding alpha/beta hydrolase: protein MRTRCVITGAAALALLGAGSPALAADSGPDLNRFYQQKVTWGKCTDLPDETDGMQCAKVEVPVDYAAPDQGTVKLAVNRIKASTSKPRGSVLLNFGGPGESTVTGLASAAKEFGDLTNGYDVVGFDPRGVGYSSPVTCGDGSDLPQLVPDAQGGFDLDELLAFLQKSYKVCEKHSPPVLHHMGTVNVSRDMDVLRSVLGDKKLNYLGFSYGTRLGAVYTAQFPKRVGRMVLDGVDTLTEPLTEQALVGAEGQQTALDNFVTWCSSNAGCALGANSRDAKQNIRRVINQLYEAPVTTEDGQVFAGSDLVASLGKALYSRSMWPYLSQALTSLIADGDPRSLMRISGTLMPPTDPTDGALLPSVSPVVSPISAGRAEAEPMEIPMDNSGAALVAVNCADDPDRPTAKDLQNEAKIEELERQFYEASPIFGPESLLHVLSCYGYPKGTDYIREIKDVNTPKFLLVGTRGDPATPYQWTTETAAVLGDSAVVLDNRGEGHTGYSSSKCVHNKVNDFLLYGSLPRTGSSCGSDGSDSG from the coding sequence ATGCGCACACGCTGTGTGATCACCGGCGCCGCCGCTCTTGCCCTGCTGGGCGCCGGTTCACCCGCGCTCGCTGCAGACAGCGGGCCGGACCTGAACCGCTTCTACCAGCAGAAGGTCACGTGGGGTAAGTGCACGGACCTGCCCGACGAGACCGACGGCATGCAGTGCGCCAAGGTCGAGGTCCCGGTCGACTACGCGGCCCCGGACCAGGGCACCGTCAAGCTGGCCGTCAACCGGATCAAGGCCTCCACGAGCAAGCCCCGCGGTTCGGTGCTGCTGAACTTCGGCGGGCCCGGCGAGAGCACGGTCACGGGGCTCGCGTCGGCCGCCAAGGAATTCGGCGACCTGACCAACGGCTACGACGTGGTGGGCTTCGACCCGCGTGGCGTCGGCTACAGCTCCCCGGTGACCTGCGGCGACGGCAGCGACCTCCCCCAGCTCGTGCCCGACGCGCAGGGCGGCTTCGACCTCGACGAGCTGCTCGCCTTCCTCCAGAAGAGCTACAAGGTGTGCGAGAAGCACTCGCCGCCCGTGCTGCACCACATGGGCACGGTCAATGTCTCGCGGGACATGGACGTCCTGCGTTCCGTCCTCGGCGACAAGAAGCTCAACTACCTCGGCTTCTCGTACGGCACCCGGCTCGGCGCGGTCTACACCGCCCAATTCCCCAAGCGGGTCGGCCGGATGGTGCTCGACGGCGTGGACACCCTGACCGAGCCGCTCACCGAGCAGGCCCTGGTCGGTGCCGAGGGCCAGCAGACGGCGCTCGACAACTTCGTGACCTGGTGCTCGTCGAACGCGGGCTGTGCGCTCGGTGCCAACTCGCGGGACGCCAAGCAGAACATCCGCCGCGTGATCAACCAGCTCTACGAGGCCCCCGTCACCACCGAGGACGGTCAGGTCTTCGCCGGCAGCGACCTGGTCGCCTCGCTCGGCAAGGCCCTGTACAGCAGGAGCATGTGGCCCTATCTCTCGCAGGCCCTGACCTCGCTCATCGCGGACGGCGACCCGAGGTCGCTGATGCGGATCAGCGGCACCCTGATGCCGCCCACCGATCCGACGGACGGGGCGCTGCTGCCTTCGGTCTCTCCGGTCGTCTCCCCGATCTCCGCCGGCCGGGCGGAGGCGGAGCCGATGGAGATCCCGATGGACAACTCCGGGGCCGCCCTGGTGGCGGTGAACTGCGCGGACGACCCCGACCGGCCCACGGCCAAGGACCTGCAGAACGAGGCCAAGATCGAGGAGCTGGAGCGGCAGTTCTACGAGGCCTCGCCGATCTTCGGTCCGGAGAGCCTGCTGCACGTCCTGAGCTGCTACGGCTATCCCAAGGGCACCGACTACATCCGCGAGATCAAGGACGTGAACACGCCGAAGTTCCTGCTCGTCGGCACGCGCGGCGACCCGGCGACCCCGTACCAGTGGACGACCGAGACGGCGGCCGTGCTCGGCGACTCGGCGGTCGTGCTCGACAACAGGGGCGAGGGCCACACGGGTTACTCCTCGTCGAAGTGCGTCCACAACAAGGTGAACGACTTCCTCCTCTACGGCTCGCTCCCCAGGACGGGCTCGTCGTGCGGGTCGGACGGCTCGGACAGCGGCTGA
- a CDS encoding AMP-dependent synthetase/ligase — MHERDPCTGSIYGIHVRHARTQPREQPPVSRQPTAAQPPLVEPTRARIDGVVREVHVPPLAPAVTSGSLADIPFANAAEAPAEAVLSRKRGGQWVDVTAADFAAEVATLAKGLIAHGLAPGDRLAIMARTTYEWTLLDFAAWAAGLVTVPVYPTSSAFQTRWILQDSGAVALAVEGQEQAAALGPERDRIPDLAHVWTFGELADVAEAGRRLPDGDKELAARRAALTPDDIATLIYTSGTTGRPKGCVLTHGNFFAEVDNAIELLHPVFKSMSKEPASTLLFLPLSHVFGRMVAVGCLRARVRLGHAPSIQTEDLLGDLAGFRPTFLLAIPYVLEKVFNTGRATAEKMGRASSFDRAARIARRYGEALEAEQHGTGPGPGLGLRLARALYDPLVYRRIRAALGGKVRYAICGGSPLGSWLGAFYAGAGIDVFEGYGLTETTAAATVTPPLKPRLGTVGWPLPGTRVRIADDGEVLLAGGQVFDGYWDAQAGAAVPASAGNGGEWFATGDIGALDDDGYLAITGRKKDILITTGGKNVAPAPLEDWLRAHPLVGQCMVVGDFRPYITALITLEPDGIAHWRRMKKKDDLPIEELVADPELQATLQRAVDDANKLVSRAESIRRFTVLPIDFTEEGGHLTPSLKIKRAAVERDFAKEIDALYVR; from the coding sequence ATGCACGAACGGGATCCATGTACGGGATCCATTTACGGGATCCATGTACGGCACGCACGAACGCAGCCAAGGGAGCAGCCGCCTGTGTCTCGCCAGCCAACCGCCGCGCAACCACCCCTGGTCGAGCCCACCAGGGCCCGTATCGACGGGGTGGTCCGCGAGGTCCACGTACCGCCGCTCGCACCAGCCGTGACCTCCGGCTCCCTCGCCGACATCCCCTTCGCCAACGCCGCCGAGGCCCCGGCCGAGGCCGTCCTCAGCCGGAAGCGGGGCGGGCAGTGGGTGGACGTCACGGCGGCCGACTTCGCGGCCGAGGTGGCGACCCTCGCCAAGGGGCTGATCGCCCATGGGCTCGCCCCGGGTGACCGGCTCGCCATCATGGCCAGGACGACCTACGAGTGGACGCTGCTCGACTTCGCGGCGTGGGCGGCGGGGCTGGTCACCGTGCCGGTGTATCCGACGTCGTCCGCGTTCCAGACCCGGTGGATCCTGCAGGACTCGGGGGCCGTCGCGCTCGCCGTCGAGGGCCAGGAGCAGGCCGCCGCGCTCGGGCCCGAGCGGGACCGGATACCGGATCTGGCGCATGTGTGGACCTTCGGGGAGCTGGCCGATGTCGCCGAGGCGGGGCGTCGACTCCCCGACGGGGACAAGGAGTTGGCGGCCCGGCGTGCCGCCCTCACCCCGGACGACATCGCCACCCTCATCTACACCTCGGGCACCACCGGTCGCCCCAAGGGCTGTGTCCTCACGCACGGCAACTTCTTCGCCGAGGTCGACAACGCCATCGAACTCCTCCACCCCGTCTTCAAGTCGATGAGCAAGGAGCCCGCCTCCACCCTTCTCTTCCTGCCGCTGTCGCACGTCTTCGGGCGCATGGTCGCGGTCGGCTGTCTGCGGGCGCGGGTGCGGCTCGGGCATGCGCCGAGCATTCAGACCGAGGATCTGCTGGGCGATCTGGCGGGGTTCAGACCGACGTTCCTGCTCGCGATTCCGTACGTACTCGAAAAGGTCTTCAACACCGGTCGTGCCACGGCCGAGAAGATGGGCCGCGCCTCGTCCTTCGACCGGGCGGCCCGCATCGCGCGACGCTACGGCGAGGCGCTGGAGGCCGAGCAGCACGGCACGGGTCCCGGCCCCGGTCTCGGGCTCCGCCTGGCCCGCGCGCTCTACGACCCGCTGGTCTACCGGCGCATCCGGGCCGCGCTCGGCGGCAAGGTGCGGTACGCGATCTGCGGGGGCTCGCCGCTCGGGAGCTGGCTCGGGGCGTTCTACGCGGGGGCCGGCATCGACGTCTTCGAGGGGTACGGCCTCACCGAGACCACGGCCGCCGCGACCGTCACGCCACCCCTCAAGCCCCGCCTGGGGACGGTCGGTTGGCCCCTGCCCGGCACCAGGGTGCGCATCGCCGACGACGGGGAGGTGCTGCTCGCCGGGGGTCAGGTCTTCGACGGGTACTGGGATGCCCAGGCGGGGGCCGCCGTGCCCGCGTCCGCCGGCAACGGCGGGGAATGGTTCGCGACCGGTGACATCGGCGCGCTCGACGACGACGGCTATCTCGCGATCACCGGCCGCAAGAAGGACATCCTGATCACGACCGGGGGCAAGAACGTCGCCCCCGCGCCCCTGGAGGACTGGCTGCGCGCGCATCCGCTGGTCGGCCAGTGCATGGTGGTCGGCGACTTCCGGCCGTACATCACCGCGCTGATCACCCTGGAGCCCGACGGCATCGCGCACTGGCGCCGGATGAAGAAGAAGGACGATCTTCCGATCGAGGAGCTGGTGGCCGACCCGGAGCTGCAGGCGACGCTGCAGCGCGCGGTGGACGACGCCAACAAGCTCGTCTCGCGGGCCGAGTCGATCCGGCGGTTCACCGTGCTGCCGATCGACTTCACCGAGGAGGGCGGGCATCTCACGCCCTCGCTGAAGATCAAACGGGCCGCTGTGGAACGGGACTTCGCGAAGGAGATCGACGCGCTGTACGTGAGGTGA
- a CDS encoding acetyl-CoA C-acetyltransferase, with protein MSTVSNTVRRVAVIGGSRIPFARSDGPYATASNQEMLTAALDGLVERYGLAGETVGEFVAGAVLKHSRDFNLARETVLGSKLAARTPAYDIQQACGTGLQAVIAAANKIALGQLDSAIAGGADTASDAPLGVNDQLRKILLEARRARSAGARIKALSKVRPKHLVPDIPRNAEPRTKLSMGEHAAVTARKWGVQRQAQDELAAASHQRLAAAYERGFLDDLVVPFRGLDRDQNLRPGSTVEKLATLKPVFGVKGDNPTMTAGNSTPLTDGAATVLLASEEWAAARGLEPLAYLTAYETAAVDFVGGDVADGEDGLLMAPAYAVPRMLERAGLGIEDFDLYEIHEAFASQVLATLAAWEKRGLAPVDRSRLNVAGSSLATGHPFAATGARIVATLGKLLAEKEGPARGLISICAAGGQGVTAILERA; from the coding sequence ATGAGCACCGTAAGCAATACCGTGCGGAGGGTCGCTGTCATAGGTGGCAGCCGGATCCCGTTCGCGCGCTCCGACGGTCCCTATGCGACCGCGTCCAACCAGGAGATGCTGACGGCCGCGCTCGACGGCCTGGTCGAGCGGTACGGCCTGGCGGGCGAGACGGTCGGCGAGTTCGTCGCGGGCGCGGTGCTCAAGCACAGCCGGGACTTCAACCTCGCCCGGGAGACCGTGCTCGGCTCGAAGCTGGCCGCGCGGACACCCGCGTACGACATCCAGCAGGCGTGCGGCACCGGCCTGCAGGCCGTCATCGCGGCTGCCAACAAGATCGCCCTCGGTCAGCTGGACAGCGCGATCGCGGGCGGCGCCGACACCGCGAGCGATGCCCCGCTCGGGGTGAACGACCAGCTGAGGAAGATCCTTCTGGAGGCGCGGCGGGCCAGGTCGGCGGGGGCCCGGATCAAGGCCTTGAGCAAGGTCAGGCCGAAGCACCTCGTCCCCGACATCCCGCGCAACGCCGAGCCGCGCACCAAGCTCTCGATGGGCGAGCACGCGGCGGTGACCGCGCGGAAGTGGGGTGTGCAGAGGCAGGCGCAGGACGAGCTGGCGGCGGCCAGCCACCAGCGGCTCGCTGCCGCGTACGAGCGGGGCTTCCTGGACGATCTGGTCGTGCCCTTCCGGGGACTGGACCGGGACCAGAATCTGCGGCCCGGCTCGACCGTCGAGAAGCTGGCCACGCTGAAGCCGGTGTTCGGGGTCAAGGGTGACAACCCGACCATGACCGCGGGCAATTCGACCCCTCTGACGGACGGGGCGGCGACCGTGCTGCTCGCGAGCGAGGAGTGGGCGGCGGCGCGCGGCCTGGAACCCCTCGCCTACCTCACGGCGTACGAGACCGCCGCGGTCGACTTCGTCGGCGGGGACGTGGCCGACGGCGAGGACGGGCTGCTGATGGCCCCGGCGTACGCGGTGCCGCGGATGCTGGAGCGGGCCGGGCTCGGGATCGAGGACTTCGACCTGTACGAGATCCATGAGGCGTTCGCCTCCCAGGTCCTGGCCACCCTCGCGGCCTGGGAGAAGCGGGGGCTCGCGCCGGTGGACCGTTCGCGGCTGAATGTCGCGGGGTCGTCGCTGGCCACCGGGCATCCCTTCGCGGCCACCGGGGCCCGGATCGTGGCCACCCTGGGGAAGCTGCTCGCCGAGAAGGAAGGGCCGGCGCGCGGGCTGATCTCGATCTGCGCGGCGGGCGGGCAAGGGGTGACGGCGATTCTCGAGCGGGCCTGA